In Vanessa cardui chromosome 4, ilVanCard2.1, whole genome shotgun sequence, the DNA window ttgtatgttttatttctcCTGACTGTAAcaaaagaatgttattttaatcattacatttaagtatatcagctaaaataaaaaaaaaaataagtgtcaATTGAATTAATGTCAAGTATAATTTTCCACTAAATATAAACAGATATACAATGTATACCTATTCATTATTAGTAGTTCAAAATATAAGTACATAGTTATCGTTTAGATATCATAAGTACTAACAATGATAACAAGCGCTTGTTGAAATCAGTATTTTGTACCGCGAGATTACCgacagtttttaattattaaagtttggaataaatgttttcaattttatcacaTCTGAGTCATATACAATTACTATCTATCATTtgcgacaaaaaaaaaatggtaatacGCAAAATGATGTACCAAAAACGTTGGTTATTGTTATTTCAGTCAATGTTCAACAAATTGaagaaatttattacttttttacctttacaaaaattaagtttatgaatttctttttatactatttatcaattaattagcTGCCGTTTATCCTTACCATGATATCAATACAGCGTAAGTTTCCATCATAGGCGGCAACACAAAAGCATCCTTTATAACAAGTTCCTTTACTTTTAATCATAGATCCAATATTTATACGCCATAGCTCTTCACATGTTTCTAACGTGAAGCATACAATGGTACCATCGTAGGTACCAACCATACCACATGGTGTCGTTAATGGTGCCTCGTTGCAGCAAAAAACCGATGCTTCGACCCTCGATTTCACTTTGATAACTCCTTGCGTTATACCACTGATTGCGTCAACAACGACGATTTTCCCTGAGTGGCTGCCCACGGTCACGTACTGATTGCTTAAACGAAGAGGcgaaactaaattaataaataaataaaaatcaaatagttTCATGCCTTCAATCCTTTTTAacgttaaatacaataataagcgtatatatatataaaaaaaattaagctgtgtttaataaataataaccaaaacgcgaaattaaatttgttattgatGTCACGTTAAAAGTGAATTTTAAACTAATCAATTGATCATCATGGAATTATGCATGCTGCTTGTCAAGGGTATTGCAGCCCACTTCGCTGCCAGAGGAAGCTAGTCATTTATAAAATGCATTAATTTgagaaatacttatattataagtaatatacgGAGATCTATTTACGAGAACAATGACGAGATTGGTAGATTGAGGTACAGTTTGGAGAATGAATGAGAGCCGAGACGACCCACTGATTAGAACGAGTGCATTTTAATCTATGATTGcgagttcgaacccaggcaagcaccactgaatattcatcttTAGAAtacatctcatgctcggcagtgaaggaaaacatcgtgagaaaacctacatgtgtcctACAAGCATTAGAGTAGcctgatggaatatgctccataCTTTCTTCTCATAAGGAGAGGATACCTTACCGCaacagtggtaaatttacaggctgttaaagttacatacatttacatacattttgaaGAATCATATGATTgcattaataaatgattaaaacaaCATGTACTACTGTTCATATGTAAGTTGTAAAGATTTGAAATGTAAAGTAATAGGCAATAACCATCTTACTGTTGGTTACTTTTCCCTTTGTAAGAGGACAAACTCTTGAAAGTTGAGACTTAATCAATCATATGACCCCAATGAATTTATGTGGATATGCATAGTATCAGAACTTCATATGTGGcatgctatttttttaaatatcctatCTCTACCTTTTCCTACATATTAAAACGATTAAGATGAATTTGAACACCCAAATCATATACAATGAAATGTTAAATGTTCACTGAACCATATGAGCTGTTTACTGCAAatgattagatttttatttggtTCATCTGATATGAACGaagctaaaatttataattataatatatatttagctaGCACATAAGATgttgttatgattattatagCAAAAATGTGATAATGATTAATTGCTACTAAACTTCCAATAGTAATATTTCCATTATTATGAATACAGAATATGTGAAGAATACTTTTCAGCAGAGTTTCATGACGGCTGACGAAAAGTATTCGGCttaaggatatttttttctaatataatatataaaacatattcaacCCTAACAGTACTGGGCTGACAAATTGACTGACTGACTATTCACTGACTGTACATGATAATAagttagattatttatattatataaagcaattttacaaatatttcatgtgaaaaataaaaaaatgaatatgacatatcatcacatacattactctgatcccaatgtaagtagataaagtatttgtgttacggaaaatcagaagtaacgacggtaccacaaacacccagacccaagacaacgtagaaaattaatgataatctacattgattcggccgggaatcgaacccggacctcggagtggcgtaccaaagaaaaccggtgtatacaccactcgcccatggaggtcgtcgaaaatcACAGACTTGAGTTACTTTTATTGTATTCGTTACACTGATTGTACCctgtatttgattaaaaactatttatataaacatgcaTATTTATAGAGAGAATGATAACTTATATGACATTATACTTACAAACCATTCTGAAATAAAGTGGGAGATGCATCAACACATTTACCAGTGTCATATGTCCAAACAATTACAAATTCTATAGGATTCCCTAGGcggtttttgattatttttttattgtattgcgCAATTGATGCAGAACTTTCTGTGTTGGATCTCGATCTTTTCAGTCTTCTCTTGcaatttttatcatctacaccTACTTCCTTAATAGCTAGCTGCATTATTTCGCCTATTGTGCTTTTTTCAGTAATAAGATAAGGCAAGATAAGCTTTCCAAATTTGGGGCATACCAaggataatttattacataaagaaaCAGCCAGAAAAGATGTACCACCAATTGCAAAGAACTGCTTGTCTTTTATATCTTCATAAGTCAGGTTTCTATTTAAGGTGACTTTAAGTTCTTTTATGAAGGTCATCGTCAAAGATTCCAGTGTATGCGGTACTTGTGACTTTTCAAACATTTCAGATAGAATTTGTCTTGACGTTTTGCCGTGAGGATTCATTGGTAAGTTGTCAACCCTGATAATTTTATCAGGCCAATGCTTATCATCAAGCTTACACTTCAAAAAGTCAGATAACTCTCTACTGGTTAATGTTTCTGAGGAATAATAGACAACCAGAAGCATTGGCCTTGGTAACCAAATAGAGGAACAAGTTTTTACTCTAGGACATTGCATTATTGTGGCCTCTATTGACTGTAAATTTACTTTGTGACCAAacctctttattatatcatccTTACGGCCTCTGTAGTAAATTGTTCCATTTCTTATTTCACCAATGTCTCCTGTATCaacatattttaaagaattattttcttctgttccagtacatttatttaaaatggtacATTTTCTTGTTTTGCTAGCTGTAATGGAGTGAGCagatgtattaatattaaaaaagaactttatattaatatcagagTCAGAATATAGATGGGACAGTAAGGTAGCTTACCAAGAACAATTTTtcctgtgtttttatttttgtgggTAGGTTGTAATATAATTTCTGTCTCTGAAAGACATTTCCCTAAAGGTACTTCCCGATCGCtatgaattttattcaaatccaATTCAGCAGCACAAGCCCAGCATGACATTTCAGTGACACCATAGagggtaaatatttttgttttattttttacatcctTTAGCTCCTTTAACCTCTTAATGCCACAGAATGGCTCTCCTCCCAGTGCTAATATTTTGAGTGTAGattttgcattaaaaattttatatttaatatctgtGTTTGATTGTTGAAAGAACTTTGATGGTGTTGTTTGCCAAAATGTCACAgagttttcattattttcatgAAATAACACATCAGCTTTTTCTGGTGCAATAAGTAGGGATGCCCCATTCACGCAGGCTAACAGAATTTCAATCATGGAAGGGTCAAATGTCAGCGGTGTGGAAAAATATATGACATCATTTTGAGTAATATCAAACAGTTTAGTTAGATCATCTATATTGGGCTGCATACATTGTACTGGTACCTGTATGTGCTTAGGCTCTCCCGTGCTGCCGGATGTCATTGCTATGTAAGAATGTTCAGCCAAATATTTGTAATCATGTTGACTGCCATTTGGGTCCAAgttgtaaaaattaattaccaAATTAAAAACGTGAACTGTTTTATCTGACTTCCTCCCCAAAAAATCTGATAAACTTTCACTTTCTACATTATGTGTTATGTgtattaaaatctttaatttaattttttgtgttattttgtcGAAATCATGaggatttataaacataaaagttGTACTACATTTGTGAACcctaaaaataataaggtaTGAATGATTTACTCTTCATGAGTGATCTTTTAAACATTACATGATAAACATACTTACGCAGCTATAACACAAGGAATAATTATGTTTCTTTCTGACATTAATCCAATGATCCCTTTTTTGCATGTTAACTGTTGCAAATTTTGAGATATATATTCACAAACTCCATAGAGTTCAGAATATGTGTAAGTCTTGTAGATACCATTATCATAATGTCTTATGGCAATGCTGGAAGGATATTTAGCACATGTTCGTACGAAAACATCATAATAACcgtatttcaatttcattggAATCGAATTGCAGTAACAAACTGTttcatgaatttaaatttattactagttaatttaatactttttcttcaatttctacataataactttaatttttcagAACGATTCAATTcctacaatttaattaaacttgatTTATGTACCTGCTATTacctattttgttttgtaaataaaaatattttgatgtatcacagattaaataaacatacaagaTATCATCATATGTCATTCACTTTTTTTTGaacttctttactatatttatgtaagttatctataatttttatatcagttttaaacgacttaattacaataatttttttgtttttattttttgtaattaaaaattactgtattgtgatatttaacaatattcgttacaatatttatataactaatatggACACgtatttgcttatttttatatattttactaaaaggTTTACTCATTGTTCAAAATTGTTCACATGGTTTATAGTTTAACGTTACGATGAAAAGTCATGCACTTGTTGCCAACCAAAGATAGAATTACGAAAGAATAAAGAGTCATGCTATTCGAAacttgttaatataaaaatgcgtCACGgcaaattattaacaaaagaaaatcataattaggtcgtttttttatgctataggtagGCGGTCGTGCAAATGGCCACCTTAAAGTAGTGTGATAGTGATAGCTAGAagcggtcaccaccgcccatagacaatggcgctgtaagctATATTAAACATTCATTACTTTGATTCGTTAAATCTtcgatgcgccaccaaccttctGCAccaagatgttatatcccttgtgtctaTAATGAAAGTGGCTTCCTCACTCTTTAATATAGAAGGTAACAATTTTGAGATCTGCTGTTTGTTGTAGAATATCTGttaggtaggtaccacacacgcATCAGAGCAGTGGGAAGATACCTAGACAGATTGCACGAGCCCTTAACTTAACTTAACTTCACTAAGTGAAGTAAGTTTTTCTCGACCGTGCGTGGAAGGCACTCAAGCCTAGTTTTGATCTTATCAAAAACAGtacaatctattttaattaattgagtaCGTAATTTGTTAAGTCTacgtaatttattgaaaatatttttaaacaaattacgtATATATGACTTTTCCTTCGCCTGATTGTTCTTCGAATGGTAGAAAGCCAATCCATAAGTACACATTTAtcctataattatataatttagatacTATACCGCTATCATTTTGTCGTTGAGTAGAAATTAGAAAATCCCCGGGGAATGGCGACTGAATTA includes these proteins:
- the LOC124544032 gene encoding beta-alanine-activating enzyme, coding for MKLKYGYYDVFVRTCAKYPSSIAIRHYDNGIYKTYTYSELYGVCEYISQNLQQLTCKKGIIGLMSERNIIIPCVIAAVHKCSTTFMFINPHDFDKITQKIKLKILIHITHNVESESLSDFLGRKSDKTVHVFNLVINFYNLDPNGSQHDYKYLAEHSYIAMTSGSTGEPKHIQVPVQCMQPNIDDLTKLFDITQNDVIYFSTPLTFDPSMIEILLACVNGASLLIAPEKADVLFHENNENSVTFWQTTPSKFFQQSNTDIKYKIFNAKSTLKILALGGEPFCGIKRLKELKDVKNKTKIFTLYGVTEMSCWACAAELDLNKIHSDREVPLGKCLSETEIILQPTHKNKNTGKIVLASKTRKCTILNKCTGTEENNSLKYVDTGDIGEIRNGTIYYRGRKDDIIKRFGHKVNLQSIEATIMQCPRVKTCSSIWLPRPMLLVVYYSSETLTSRELSDFLKCKLDDKHWPDKIIRVDNLPMNPHGKTSRQILSEMFEKSQVPHTLESLTMTFIKELKVTLNRNLTYEDIKDKQFFAIGGTSFLAVSLCNKLSLVCPKFGKLILPYLITEKSTIGEIMQLAIKEVGVDDKNCKRRLKRSRSNTESSASIAQYNKKIIKNRLGNPIEFVIVWTYDTGKCVDASPTLFQNGFNQYVTVGSHSGKIVVVDAISGITQGVIKVKSRVEASVFCCNEAPLTTPCGMVGTYDGTIVCFTLETCEELWRINIGSMIKSKGTCYKGCFCVAAYDGNLRCIDIMSGEIKHTIHITDQAISADLVLAKNEFIVLGTLSGVCASVHIESRSVAWRGTLDSPVFASPVLYDNDKYVVFAEVKGEIHCRTVEKGIKIWKYQGAKGNIFSSIYIKEIDKFKWQMVFGCHDSNVYSIIVKNFQPSLQWKSQLTSPVYSTPRSLSDKMILAASNNGILTILDSEKGAIISEYRLANETFSTPAIYGDYIFIGCRNDHLYSIKYALCL